From Zingiber officinale cultivar Zhangliang chromosome 5B, Zo_v1.1, whole genome shotgun sequence, the proteins below share one genomic window:
- the LOC121984501 gene encoding cellulose synthase-like protein D4 isoform X2: MASSHNPTKKAIRNSGNRGGASGQSVKFARRTSSGRYVSLSREDIDMSGEIAGDYMNYTVHIPPTPDNQPMDGLTETESVARKAEEHYVSNSLFTGGFNSVTRAHVMDKVIDSQVSHPQMVGAKGSSCAMPACDGKVMRDERGDDVDPCECRFKICRDCYMDALKDRGQCPGCKEPYKTEEYDDDAPNFGSGALSLPAPGNSKLAENRMSLMRSQTGEFDHNRWLFESQGTYGYGNAYWPKDGMYEEDLEGNGIPDMVDKGWKPLTRKIPMPAGIISPYRLLIFVRLVALGFFLNWRLNHPNEEAMWLWGMSIVCEIWFAFSWILDVIPKLHPINRATDLSVLKEKFETVTPANPTGRSDLPGVDFFVSTADPEKEPPLVTANTILSILAINYPVEKLACYISDDGGALLTFEAMAEAASFANVWVPFCRKHDIEPRNPDSYFSLKGDPTKNKRRPDFVKDRRKAKREYDEFKVRINGLPDSIRRRSDAFNAREEVKAMKHIKESGGDRTEPIKIAKATWMADGTHWPGTWAASAPEHGKGDHPSILQVMLKPPSSDPLYGMPDEEQIIDYSDVDIRLPMLVYMSREKRRGYDHNKKAGAMNALVRASAIMSNGPFILNLDCDHYIYNADALREGMCFMMDRGGDRICYIQFPQRFEGIDPSDRYANHNTVFFDGNMRALDGVQGPVYVGTGCLFRRFALYGFDPPRATEYSRLFTNKHKKNTYKEADSESQALRTEDFDAELDPALLPKRFGNSAALSESIPVAEFQGRPLADHPGVKHGRPPGALTVPRPPLDPSTVAEAVSVTSCWYEDKTEWGDRVGWIYGSVTEDVVTGYRMHNRGWRSVYCITKRDAFRGSAPINLTDRLHQVLRWATGSVEIFFSRNNALLASRRLKLLQRLAYLNVGIYPFTSIFLLVYCFLPAFSLFSGFFIVQTLNVTFLVYLLTITLTLIALAILEVKWSGVGLEEWWRNEQFWLISGTSAHLYAVVQGLLKVIAGIEISFTLTSKSAAEDEDDIYADLYLVKWTSLMIPPITIMMVNIIAIAFGFAKTIYSEVPKWSKLMGGAFFSFWVLAHLYPFAKGLMGRRGKTPTIVFVWSGLIAITISLLWIAISPPKGSDASSLGSTFQFP, encoded by the exons ATGGCGTCGTCGCACAATCCAACGAAGAAGGCGATCCGTAACTCCG GCAACCGGGGCGGCGCGAGCGGGCAATCGGTGAAGTTTGCGAGGAGGACGTCGAGCGGCCGCTACGTGAGCCTGTCGAGGGAGGACATCGACATGTCCGGAGAAATTGCAGGGGACTACATGAATTACACCGTGCACATCCCGCCCACGCCCGACAACCAACCGATGGACGGACTGACGGAGACGGAGTCGGTGGCGCGCAAGGCCGAGGAACACTACGTCTCCAATTCGCTCTTCACCGGCGGATTCAACAGCGTGACCAGGGCGCACGTCATGGACAAGGTGATCGATTCCCAAGTGTCCCATCCCCAGATGGTCGGCGCCAAGGGCTCCTCCTGCGCCATGCCGGCGTGCGACGGCAAAGTCATGAGGGACGAGCGAGGCGACGACGTCGACCCCTGCGAGTGCAGGTTCAAGATATGCAGGGATTGCTACATGGACGCGCTCAAGGACAGGGGGCAATGCCCAGGCTGCAAGGAACCATACAAGACAGAGGAATACGACGACGACGCACCCAACTTCGGCTCCGGCGCTCTATCTCTTCCGGCTCCGGGCAATTCCAAGCTGGCCGAGAACAGAATGTCACTGATGCGTAGCCAGACCGGGGAATTCGATCACAACCGATGGCTGTTCGAGAGCCAAGGCACGTACGGCTACGGCAATGCCTACTGGCCGAAAGATGGGATGTACGAGGAAGATCTGGAAGGAAATGGCATCCCTGATATGGTCGATAAGGGCTGGAAACCCTTGACTAGAAAAATCCCGATGCCTGCCGGAATCATCAGCCCTTACAGGTTGCTTATATTTGTGAGATTGGTCGCTCTGGGTTTCTTCTTGAACTGGAGATTGAACCATCCGAATGAAGAGGCGATGTGGCTGTGGGGCATGTCGATCGTCTGCGAGATCTGGTTTGCTTTCTCCTGGATCCTCGACGTCATCCCCAAGTTGCACCCGATCAACAGGGCGACCGATCTCTCAGTGCTCAAGGAAAAGTTCGAAACGGTAACTCCGGCCAACCCCACAGGCCGCTCTGACCTCCCCGGCGTCGACTTCTTTGTCTCCACCGCTGATCCGGAGAAGGAGCCCCCGCTGGTCACGGCCAACACGATTCTGTCGATTCTGGCCATCAACTACCCGGTGGAGAAGCTGGCGTGCTACATATCGGACGACGGCGGCGCGCTGCTCACCTTCGAGGCGATGGCGGAGGCGGCGAGCTTTGCCAACGTTTGGGTTCCCTTTTGCCGAAAGCATGATATCGAACCTCGAAACCCCGACAGCTACTTCAGCTTGAAGGGCGACCCGACGAAGAATAAAAGGCGACCGGACTTCGTGAAGGACAGGCGAAAAGCGAAGAGAGAGTACGACGAGTTCAAGGTGAGGATCAACGGGTTGCCCGACTCCATCAGGAGGCGCTCCGACGCGTTCAACGCGCGAGAGGAGGTGAAAGCGATGAAGCACATCAAGGAGAGCGGTGGGGATCGGACGGAGCCGATCAAAATCGCCAAAGCAACATGGATGGCCGACGGCACGCACTGGCCGGGGACCTGGGCCGCCTCCGCCCCTGAGCATGGCAAGGGCGACCACCCGAGCATCTTGCAGGTGATGCTAAAACCCCCTTCTTCGGATCCGCTGTACGGCATGCCGGACGAGGAACAAATCATCGACTACTCGGACGTGGACATCCGGTTGCCGATGCTGGTGTACATGTCGCGCGAGAAGCGACGAGGGTACGACCACAACAAGAAAGCCGGAGCCATGAACGCGTTGGTGCGAGCGTCGGCGATCATGTCCAACGGCCCCTTCATCCTCAACCTGGACTGCGACCACTACATCTATAACGCCGATGCGCTGCGTGAGGGCATGTGCTTCATGATGGACAGAGGCGGCGATCGCATTTGTTACATCCAATTTCCCCAGAGATTCGAGGGCATTGACCCCTCCGATCGTTATGCTAACCACAACACGGTCTTCTTCGACGGAAACATGCGCGCTCTCGATGGTGTCCAG GGCCCTGTTTACGTGGGGACTGGTTGCTTGTTTCGACGATTTGCACTCTACGGATTTGATCCTCCGCGAGCAACAGAGTACTCTCGATTGTTCACGAACAAGCACAAGAAGAACACGTACAAAGAGGCTGACTCGGAGTCGCAGGCGCTAAGAACGGAAGACTTCGACGCGGAGCTCGACCCGGCGTTGCTGCCCAAGAGATTCGGCAACTCTGCAGCATTGTCCGAGTCGATACCGGTGGCTGAATTCCAAGGCCGGCCTCTGGCCGACCATCCCGGGGTGAAGCACGGCCGCCCTCCCGGCGCTCTGACGGTTCCACGGCCGCCGCTTGATCCGTCGACGGTGGCGGAGGCGGTTTCCGTCACGTCCTGTTGGTACGAGGACAAGACGGAGTGGGGTGATCGGGTAGGGTGGATCTATGGATCGGTGACAGAGGACGTGGTGACAGGGTACCGAATGCACAACCGCGGATGGCGCTCGGTGTATTGCATCACAAAGCGCGACGCCTTCCGCGGATCTGCGCCGATCAATCTGACTGACCGCCTCCACCAGGTGCTCCGGTGGGCGACGGGCTCCGTCGAGATCTTCTTCTCTCGGAACAACGCCCTGCTGGCGTCGCGCCGGCTCAAGCTCCTGCAACGCCTCGCCTACCTCAACGTCGGAATCTACCCCTTCACCTCCATTTTCCTGCTCGTCTACTGCTTCCTCCCGGCCTTCTCCCTCTTCTCCGGCTTCTTCATCGTCCAGACGCTGAACGTCACCTTCCTCGTCTACCTGCTCACCATCACCCTCACGCTCATTGCCCTGGCGATCCTCGAGGTGAAGTGGTCAGGCGTCGGCCTGGAGGAGTGGTGGCGCAACGAGCAGTTCTGGCTTATTTCCGGCACCAGCGCCCACCTTTACGCGGTGGTCCAAGGACTCCTCAAGGTCATCGCTGGGATCGAGATCTCTTTCACGCTCACCTCCAAATCGGCCGCAGAAGATGAGGATGACATCTACGCCGACCTCTACTTGGTGAAGTGGACGTCGCTCATGATCCCTCCCATCACCATCATGATGGTGAACATAATTGCCATCGCCTTTGGCTTCGCCAAGACGATCTACAGTGAGGTCCCCAAGTGGAGCAAGCTGATGGGAGGAGCCTTCTTTAGCTTCTGGGTGCTGGCTCACCTCTACCCGTTCGCCAAGGGACTGATGGGAAGGAGGGGGAAGACTCCCACCATCGTGTTCGTATGGTCAGGACTGATCGCCATCACCATATCACTGCTCTGGATTGCCATCAGTCCTCCCAAGGGTAGCGATGCCTCTTCCCTTGGTTCCACCTTCCAGTTTCCATGA
- the LOC121984501 gene encoding cellulose synthase-like protein D4 isoform X3 yields the protein MASSHNPTKKAIRNSGGVGSGGSGSNQGNRGGASGQSVKFARRTSSGRYVSLSREDIDMSGEIAGDYMNYTVHIPPTPDNQPMDGLTETESVARKAEEHYVSNSLFTGGFNSVTRAHVMDKVIDSQVSHPQMVGAKGSSCAMPACDGKVMRDERGDDVDPCECRFKICRDCYMDALKDRGQCPGCKEPYKTEEYDDDAPNFGSGALSLPAPGNSKLAENRMSLMRSQTGEFDHNRWLFESQGTYGYGNAYWPKDGMYEEDLEGNGIPDMVDKGWKPLTRKIPMPAGIISPYRLLIFVRLVALGFFLNWRLNHPNEEAMWLWGMSIVCEIWFAFSWILDVIPKLHPINRATDLSVLKEKFETVTPANPTGRSDLPGVDFFVSTADPEKEPPLVTANTILSILAINYPVEKLACYISDDGGALLTFEAMAEAASFANVWVPFCRKHDIEPRNPDSYFSLKGDPTKNKRRPDFVKDRRKAKREYDEFKVRINGLPDSIRRRSDAFNAREEVKAMKHIKESGGDRTEPIKIAKATWMADGTHWPGTWAASAPEHGKGDHPSILQVMLKPPSSDPLYGMPDEEQIIDYSDVDIRLPMLVYMSREKRRGYDHNKKAGAMNALVRASAIMSNGPFILNLDCDHYIYNADALREGMCFMMDRGGDRICYIQFPQRFEGIDPSDRYANHNTVFFDGNMRALDGVQGPVYVGTGCLFRRFALYGFDPPRKNTYKEADSESQALRTEDFDAELDPALLPKRFGNSAALSESIPVAEFQGRPLADHPGVKHGRPPGALTVPRPPLDPSTVAEAVSVTSCWYEDKTEWGDRVGWIYGSVTEDVVTGYRMHNRGWRSVYCITKRDAFRGSAPINLTDRLHQVLRWATGSVEIFFSRNNALLASRRLKLLQRLAYLNVGIYPFTSIFLLVYCFLPAFSLFSGFFIVQTLNVTFLVYLLTITLTLIALAILEVKWSGVGLEEWWRNEQFWLISGTSAHLYAVVQGLLKVIAGIEISFTLTSKSAAEDEDDIYADLYLVKWTSLMIPPITIMMVNIIAIAFGFAKTIYSEVPKWSKLMGGAFFSFWVLAHLYPFAKGLMGRRGKTPTIVFVWSGLIAITISLLWIAISPPKGSDASSLGSTFQFP from the exons ATGGCGTCGTCGCACAATCCAACGAAGAAGGCGATCCGTAACTCCGGCGGCGTCGGCTCCGGCGGCTCCGGAAGTAATCAAGGCAACCGGGGCGGCGCGAGCGGGCAATCGGTGAAGTTTGCGAGGAGGACGTCGAGCGGCCGCTACGTGAGCCTGTCGAGGGAGGACATCGACATGTCCGGAGAAATTGCAGGGGACTACATGAATTACACCGTGCACATCCCGCCCACGCCCGACAACCAACCGATGGACGGACTGACGGAGACGGAGTCGGTGGCGCGCAAGGCCGAGGAACACTACGTCTCCAATTCGCTCTTCACCGGCGGATTCAACAGCGTGACCAGGGCGCACGTCATGGACAAGGTGATCGATTCCCAAGTGTCCCATCCCCAGATGGTCGGCGCCAAGGGCTCCTCCTGCGCCATGCCGGCGTGCGACGGCAAAGTCATGAGGGACGAGCGAGGCGACGACGTCGACCCCTGCGAGTGCAGGTTCAAGATATGCAGGGATTGCTACATGGACGCGCTCAAGGACAGGGGGCAATGCCCAGGCTGCAAGGAACCATACAAGACAGAGGAATACGACGACGACGCACCCAACTTCGGCTCCGGCGCTCTATCTCTTCCGGCTCCGGGCAATTCCAAGCTGGCCGAGAACAGAATGTCACTGATGCGTAGCCAGACCGGGGAATTCGATCACAACCGATGGCTGTTCGAGAGCCAAGGCACGTACGGCTACGGCAATGCCTACTGGCCGAAAGATGGGATGTACGAGGAAGATCTGGAAGGAAATGGCATCCCTGATATGGTCGATAAGGGCTGGAAACCCTTGACTAGAAAAATCCCGATGCCTGCCGGAATCATCAGCCCTTACAGGTTGCTTATATTTGTGAGATTGGTCGCTCTGGGTTTCTTCTTGAACTGGAGATTGAACCATCCGAATGAAGAGGCGATGTGGCTGTGGGGCATGTCGATCGTCTGCGAGATCTGGTTTGCTTTCTCCTGGATCCTCGACGTCATCCCCAAGTTGCACCCGATCAACAGGGCGACCGATCTCTCAGTGCTCAAGGAAAAGTTCGAAACGGTAACTCCGGCCAACCCCACAGGCCGCTCTGACCTCCCCGGCGTCGACTTCTTTGTCTCCACCGCTGATCCGGAGAAGGAGCCCCCGCTGGTCACGGCCAACACGATTCTGTCGATTCTGGCCATCAACTACCCGGTGGAGAAGCTGGCGTGCTACATATCGGACGACGGCGGCGCGCTGCTCACCTTCGAGGCGATGGCGGAGGCGGCGAGCTTTGCCAACGTTTGGGTTCCCTTTTGCCGAAAGCATGATATCGAACCTCGAAACCCCGACAGCTACTTCAGCTTGAAGGGCGACCCGACGAAGAATAAAAGGCGACCGGACTTCGTGAAGGACAGGCGAAAAGCGAAGAGAGAGTACGACGAGTTCAAGGTGAGGATCAACGGGTTGCCCGACTCCATCAGGAGGCGCTCCGACGCGTTCAACGCGCGAGAGGAGGTGAAAGCGATGAAGCACATCAAGGAGAGCGGTGGGGATCGGACGGAGCCGATCAAAATCGCCAAAGCAACATGGATGGCCGACGGCACGCACTGGCCGGGGACCTGGGCCGCCTCCGCCCCTGAGCATGGCAAGGGCGACCACCCGAGCATCTTGCAGGTGATGCTAAAACCCCCTTCTTCGGATCCGCTGTACGGCATGCCGGACGAGGAACAAATCATCGACTACTCGGACGTGGACATCCGGTTGCCGATGCTGGTGTACATGTCGCGCGAGAAGCGACGAGGGTACGACCACAACAAGAAAGCCGGAGCCATGAACGCGTTGGTGCGAGCGTCGGCGATCATGTCCAACGGCCCCTTCATCCTCAACCTGGACTGCGACCACTACATCTATAACGCCGATGCGCTGCGTGAGGGCATGTGCTTCATGATGGACAGAGGCGGCGATCGCATTTGTTACATCCAATTTCCCCAGAGATTCGAGGGCATTGACCCCTCCGATCGTTATGCTAACCACAACACGGTCTTCTTCGACGGAAACATGCGCGCTCTCGATGGTGTCCAG GGCCCTGTTTACGTGGGGACTGGTTGCTTGTTTCGACGATTTGCACTCTACGGATTTGATCCTCCGCGA AAGAACACGTACAAAGAGGCTGACTCGGAGTCGCAGGCGCTAAGAACGGAAGACTTCGACGCGGAGCTCGACCCGGCGTTGCTGCCCAAGAGATTCGGCAACTCTGCAGCATTGTCCGAGTCGATACCGGTGGCTGAATTCCAAGGCCGGCCTCTGGCCGACCATCCCGGGGTGAAGCACGGCCGCCCTCCCGGCGCTCTGACGGTTCCACGGCCGCCGCTTGATCCGTCGACGGTGGCGGAGGCGGTTTCCGTCACGTCCTGTTGGTACGAGGACAAGACGGAGTGGGGTGATCGGGTAGGGTGGATCTATGGATCGGTGACAGAGGACGTGGTGACAGGGTACCGAATGCACAACCGCGGATGGCGCTCGGTGTATTGCATCACAAAGCGCGACGCCTTCCGCGGATCTGCGCCGATCAATCTGACTGACCGCCTCCACCAGGTGCTCCGGTGGGCGACGGGCTCCGTCGAGATCTTCTTCTCTCGGAACAACGCCCTGCTGGCGTCGCGCCGGCTCAAGCTCCTGCAACGCCTCGCCTACCTCAACGTCGGAATCTACCCCTTCACCTCCATTTTCCTGCTCGTCTACTGCTTCCTCCCGGCCTTCTCCCTCTTCTCCGGCTTCTTCATCGTCCAGACGCTGAACGTCACCTTCCTCGTCTACCTGCTCACCATCACCCTCACGCTCATTGCCCTGGCGATCCTCGAGGTGAAGTGGTCAGGCGTCGGCCTGGAGGAGTGGTGGCGCAACGAGCAGTTCTGGCTTATTTCCGGCACCAGCGCCCACCTTTACGCGGTGGTCCAAGGACTCCTCAAGGTCATCGCTGGGATCGAGATCTCTTTCACGCTCACCTCCAAATCGGCCGCAGAAGATGAGGATGACATCTACGCCGACCTCTACTTGGTGAAGTGGACGTCGCTCATGATCCCTCCCATCACCATCATGATGGTGAACATAATTGCCATCGCCTTTGGCTTCGCCAAGACGATCTACAGTGAGGTCCCCAAGTGGAGCAAGCTGATGGGAGGAGCCTTCTTTAGCTTCTGGGTGCTGGCTCACCTCTACCCGTTCGCCAAGGGACTGATGGGAAGGAGGGGGAAGACTCCCACCATCGTGTTCGTATGGTCAGGACTGATCGCCATCACCATATCACTGCTCTGGATTGCCATCAGTCCTCCCAAGGGTAGCGATGCCTCTTCCCTTGGTTCCACCTTCCAGTTTCCATGA
- the LOC121984501 gene encoding cellulose synthase-like protein D4 isoform X1, which produces MASSHNPTKKAIRNSGGVGSGGSGSNQGNRGGASGQSVKFARRTSSGRYVSLSREDIDMSGEIAGDYMNYTVHIPPTPDNQPMDGLTETESVARKAEEHYVSNSLFTGGFNSVTRAHVMDKVIDSQVSHPQMVGAKGSSCAMPACDGKVMRDERGDDVDPCECRFKICRDCYMDALKDRGQCPGCKEPYKTEEYDDDAPNFGSGALSLPAPGNSKLAENRMSLMRSQTGEFDHNRWLFESQGTYGYGNAYWPKDGMYEEDLEGNGIPDMVDKGWKPLTRKIPMPAGIISPYRLLIFVRLVALGFFLNWRLNHPNEEAMWLWGMSIVCEIWFAFSWILDVIPKLHPINRATDLSVLKEKFETVTPANPTGRSDLPGVDFFVSTADPEKEPPLVTANTILSILAINYPVEKLACYISDDGGALLTFEAMAEAASFANVWVPFCRKHDIEPRNPDSYFSLKGDPTKNKRRPDFVKDRRKAKREYDEFKVRINGLPDSIRRRSDAFNAREEVKAMKHIKESGGDRTEPIKIAKATWMADGTHWPGTWAASAPEHGKGDHPSILQVMLKPPSSDPLYGMPDEEQIIDYSDVDIRLPMLVYMSREKRRGYDHNKKAGAMNALVRASAIMSNGPFILNLDCDHYIYNADALREGMCFMMDRGGDRICYIQFPQRFEGIDPSDRYANHNTVFFDGNMRALDGVQGPVYVGTGCLFRRFALYGFDPPRATEYSRLFTNKHKKNTYKEADSESQALRTEDFDAELDPALLPKRFGNSAALSESIPVAEFQGRPLADHPGVKHGRPPGALTVPRPPLDPSTVAEAVSVTSCWYEDKTEWGDRVGWIYGSVTEDVVTGYRMHNRGWRSVYCITKRDAFRGSAPINLTDRLHQVLRWATGSVEIFFSRNNALLASRRLKLLQRLAYLNVGIYPFTSIFLLVYCFLPAFSLFSGFFIVQTLNVTFLVYLLTITLTLIALAILEVKWSGVGLEEWWRNEQFWLISGTSAHLYAVVQGLLKVIAGIEISFTLTSKSAAEDEDDIYADLYLVKWTSLMIPPITIMMVNIIAIAFGFAKTIYSEVPKWSKLMGGAFFSFWVLAHLYPFAKGLMGRRGKTPTIVFVWSGLIAITISLLWIAISPPKGSDASSLGSTFQFP; this is translated from the exons ATGGCGTCGTCGCACAATCCAACGAAGAAGGCGATCCGTAACTCCGGCGGCGTCGGCTCCGGCGGCTCCGGAAGTAATCAAGGCAACCGGGGCGGCGCGAGCGGGCAATCGGTGAAGTTTGCGAGGAGGACGTCGAGCGGCCGCTACGTGAGCCTGTCGAGGGAGGACATCGACATGTCCGGAGAAATTGCAGGGGACTACATGAATTACACCGTGCACATCCCGCCCACGCCCGACAACCAACCGATGGACGGACTGACGGAGACGGAGTCGGTGGCGCGCAAGGCCGAGGAACACTACGTCTCCAATTCGCTCTTCACCGGCGGATTCAACAGCGTGACCAGGGCGCACGTCATGGACAAGGTGATCGATTCCCAAGTGTCCCATCCCCAGATGGTCGGCGCCAAGGGCTCCTCCTGCGCCATGCCGGCGTGCGACGGCAAAGTCATGAGGGACGAGCGAGGCGACGACGTCGACCCCTGCGAGTGCAGGTTCAAGATATGCAGGGATTGCTACATGGACGCGCTCAAGGACAGGGGGCAATGCCCAGGCTGCAAGGAACCATACAAGACAGAGGAATACGACGACGACGCACCCAACTTCGGCTCCGGCGCTCTATCTCTTCCGGCTCCGGGCAATTCCAAGCTGGCCGAGAACAGAATGTCACTGATGCGTAGCCAGACCGGGGAATTCGATCACAACCGATGGCTGTTCGAGAGCCAAGGCACGTACGGCTACGGCAATGCCTACTGGCCGAAAGATGGGATGTACGAGGAAGATCTGGAAGGAAATGGCATCCCTGATATGGTCGATAAGGGCTGGAAACCCTTGACTAGAAAAATCCCGATGCCTGCCGGAATCATCAGCCCTTACAGGTTGCTTATATTTGTGAGATTGGTCGCTCTGGGTTTCTTCTTGAACTGGAGATTGAACCATCCGAATGAAGAGGCGATGTGGCTGTGGGGCATGTCGATCGTCTGCGAGATCTGGTTTGCTTTCTCCTGGATCCTCGACGTCATCCCCAAGTTGCACCCGATCAACAGGGCGACCGATCTCTCAGTGCTCAAGGAAAAGTTCGAAACGGTAACTCCGGCCAACCCCACAGGCCGCTCTGACCTCCCCGGCGTCGACTTCTTTGTCTCCACCGCTGATCCGGAGAAGGAGCCCCCGCTGGTCACGGCCAACACGATTCTGTCGATTCTGGCCATCAACTACCCGGTGGAGAAGCTGGCGTGCTACATATCGGACGACGGCGGCGCGCTGCTCACCTTCGAGGCGATGGCGGAGGCGGCGAGCTTTGCCAACGTTTGGGTTCCCTTTTGCCGAAAGCATGATATCGAACCTCGAAACCCCGACAGCTACTTCAGCTTGAAGGGCGACCCGACGAAGAATAAAAGGCGACCGGACTTCGTGAAGGACAGGCGAAAAGCGAAGAGAGAGTACGACGAGTTCAAGGTGAGGATCAACGGGTTGCCCGACTCCATCAGGAGGCGCTCCGACGCGTTCAACGCGCGAGAGGAGGTGAAAGCGATGAAGCACATCAAGGAGAGCGGTGGGGATCGGACGGAGCCGATCAAAATCGCCAAAGCAACATGGATGGCCGACGGCACGCACTGGCCGGGGACCTGGGCCGCCTCCGCCCCTGAGCATGGCAAGGGCGACCACCCGAGCATCTTGCAGGTGATGCTAAAACCCCCTTCTTCGGATCCGCTGTACGGCATGCCGGACGAGGAACAAATCATCGACTACTCGGACGTGGACATCCGGTTGCCGATGCTGGTGTACATGTCGCGCGAGAAGCGACGAGGGTACGACCACAACAAGAAAGCCGGAGCCATGAACGCGTTGGTGCGAGCGTCGGCGATCATGTCCAACGGCCCCTTCATCCTCAACCTGGACTGCGACCACTACATCTATAACGCCGATGCGCTGCGTGAGGGCATGTGCTTCATGATGGACAGAGGCGGCGATCGCATTTGTTACATCCAATTTCCCCAGAGATTCGAGGGCATTGACCCCTCCGATCGTTATGCTAACCACAACACGGTCTTCTTCGACGGAAACATGCGCGCTCTCGATGGTGTCCAG GGCCCTGTTTACGTGGGGACTGGTTGCTTGTTTCGACGATTTGCACTCTACGGATTTGATCCTCCGCGAGCAACAGAGTACTCTCGATTGTTCACGAACAAGCACAAGAAGAACACGTACAAAGAGGCTGACTCGGAGTCGCAGGCGCTAAGAACGGAAGACTTCGACGCGGAGCTCGACCCGGCGTTGCTGCCCAAGAGATTCGGCAACTCTGCAGCATTGTCCGAGTCGATACCGGTGGCTGAATTCCAAGGCCGGCCTCTGGCCGACCATCCCGGGGTGAAGCACGGCCGCCCTCCCGGCGCTCTGACGGTTCCACGGCCGCCGCTTGATCCGTCGACGGTGGCGGAGGCGGTTTCCGTCACGTCCTGTTGGTACGAGGACAAGACGGAGTGGGGTGATCGGGTAGGGTGGATCTATGGATCGGTGACAGAGGACGTGGTGACAGGGTACCGAATGCACAACCGCGGATGGCGCTCGGTGTATTGCATCACAAAGCGCGACGCCTTCCGCGGATCTGCGCCGATCAATCTGACTGACCGCCTCCACCAGGTGCTCCGGTGGGCGACGGGCTCCGTCGAGATCTTCTTCTCTCGGAACAACGCCCTGCTGGCGTCGCGCCGGCTCAAGCTCCTGCAACGCCTCGCCTACCTCAACGTCGGAATCTACCCCTTCACCTCCATTTTCCTGCTCGTCTACTGCTTCCTCCCGGCCTTCTCCCTCTTCTCCGGCTTCTTCATCGTCCAGACGCTGAACGTCACCTTCCTCGTCTACCTGCTCACCATCACCCTCACGCTCATTGCCCTGGCGATCCTCGAGGTGAAGTGGTCAGGCGTCGGCCTGGAGGAGTGGTGGCGCAACGAGCAGTTCTGGCTTATTTCCGGCACCAGCGCCCACCTTTACGCGGTGGTCCAAGGACTCCTCAAGGTCATCGCTGGGATCGAGATCTCTTTCACGCTCACCTCCAAATCGGCCGCAGAAGATGAGGATGACATCTACGCCGACCTCTACTTGGTGAAGTGGACGTCGCTCATGATCCCTCCCATCACCATCATGATGGTGAACATAATTGCCATCGCCTTTGGCTTCGCCAAGACGATCTACAGTGAGGTCCCCAAGTGGAGCAAGCTGATGGGAGGAGCCTTCTTTAGCTTCTGGGTGCTGGCTCACCTCTACCCGTTCGCCAAGGGACTGATGGGAAGGAGGGGGAAGACTCCCACCATCGTGTTCGTATGGTCAGGACTGATCGCCATCACCATATCACTGCTCTGGATTGCCATCAGTCCTCCCAAGGGTAGCGATGCCTCTTCCCTTGGTTCCACCTTCCAGTTTCCATGA